In the Bombus vancouverensis nearcticus unplaced genomic scaffold, iyBomVanc1_principal scaffold0036, whole genome shotgun sequence genome, atgtacgtgtgagtgcatatgttttgtattatcgaatgctctataaaataaactactcgaaacaataaataacgcgatcaaagaattacaaaacattagctatactgaagtaacacacaacataaacatatatatatatacgtatattcacacgagatatactactgtcactttaaaataatgttaataaataaatgttctgattgcggtagaataaggaaaaacgagcgacagacgaaaatttacttcgatatcaaacaaaactaaagacccgccactaaaactttactgatgacatttatgagcagccatgttggatttatacgcgtcatggcgacaggaatattagggattaatggaagtcaggcgccagaaacaaatcatgaaaacacattgttaacacttttctttaataaattttgtgcgcaactacaaatgtataaaaaaaatatatatatatatatatatataaaaggggggcaatataaaaataaaaaaataatatatataataaataataacaaacgtaaataacctaacactatcagatttaaaatatatatatatattgaacacaaaacaaaatatatcaaaaattaataacaataaggaacatcaaacagcgaaccaacgaaattgaagcagctacactaaatcaaaatcgaaacaaggagctccgggataaagttcgctgaactcacgcatacaccaatagcgcacaacaggggaaattccctttctcccagaagcatggtgacgaagatgcgcctccaaaacctcttcgggaatttcattcgcaaaacgaactttcacgcaacgatcagtatcaacgatttcaaccagagggggttccctctccaatatgACGGTCTCCGCATcaaagaaattctcgtcgaaagtaaccaaatcgtcaaagcccaatttcgacacagcctcggcaccaatgttaaacagttcctccaaccactccgATACTCGTGGTCTATCACAGGGTCGCGTGCGTTTGAtgggtcctcccgagtcgcccatgggttcttcggaatccctctttcgcttgggctgagaacaacacggtatattttaaataaaacgagacaggacgaatcaagcgaactaaaacaagactaaatacgtaccaaggaagtctggaaaggaacctctgatggaaacgactcagcaaacatggttcgaacgtcgatcaccgaagcctagggaaatagcaaaaaaaggaaaaacaatcaaaattacaaaacaatcataatatgcaaacatccaaacttacgcaaaacaattCGAAGGAGAAGGCctttgttatgggagagcagcggagttgcgcgtgttgcccgagcaaactttgaaataataatgatgctgcagccaccagcccttccatGCGCCGAAgaaaacaccggtaattcccgcggtacagcacgtggaagtttctcgcggaaaggattagatcagcgtggaatgcttcaaatctcctagacgctagctcagcagaaacacaggactgatagaaaactaagttgaaatatggaacttacattttgtcacgtacgattccgagAAGCccaaaactgcaacatcccgattcccacggaagcgtacccccagcggaccaccaccccgtgggggatggcattataaataagcatagcaacatagcgcagcgttcattagtttgttcataaatcttgcgatcgtttgttattacggctcatcATTCTTTGCGTCCATTACTGCGTTTAgaatttgtataagtatttttgcgtttcggggtctttagtttttcggtaaagaaaaaggagtcgcgattaaataaaagaaaattttaagtcctcattacggtattaattcagttagcgagttaCTCAATTTGTATCGAAATAGCTTAATAAAGTAAAGGTTGGTAAAAaccctatattcgagattaaataataaacccaacaaacctcgtcgatcaccgaaacacctggagtaatggcacccgatagcaccttttcctcaaggtaagagaattaattttaaaaactttcttcttctctggtaatctcgttgtcctcgagaattgaattaaaaacctcctatcatcgatttcattcattttcgcgaacggttttaaagatagaaacattgcttaaattttaaacaaaggtgttgtccgttgtgtcggcttgtgcgaatggtgttttcagctactgaaacatcctctgatcttcgcattcctcctcccattgttggtaaaatattacccgtctttgagcaaggcttgcgaaatcacacgagttccacgcagagaggatcgttagaatcatcctcgttaattaaactcaaaaggcaagaagatcgtggCGACAGACTTTATCgtggtaaatgaattgagtttcggtcctaacgacaaactactacagcggaattaaaagagaagaagaagtcgaacgtaaaaataaatttatataaaacaacgaacaatctcatattcctatctaatccagcaacgctaaaatataaatatccagctaataaaatatatatatataataacctaagcaatcctacgtcaaaataaaaatccgtccaacgaggaaaaatattcattgtacccagctttaatcctctcccgcgcGAGTACCCCTGCGCATAGcaagttagccgaaaagtgaaattcgtttaccagttgcattaagcgtcagttaacgctaccctttaaacgcaaaagaaaataataaaaacaaaatattttgaaatagtctttagactatttctggtggcagcaactatcgtattaattaattacctaaatcggaattaaatacacaataatatcatttcaacttatttcccttcagattacatacaaactcaaactataaaaaaaaaatttttcagtaaaatttaaacttaagatttgatcgatttaaacaaacaaattaatacgtaacatttggagtagtaaatttttggtggcagcggtgggatccgcttcacggaggattaaagttggtttaaacgatttGACACGCTCCATAgtagattaaagttgtcacacttgttaataaaatatatatttaaaaaacaatggcgactgtagtggaatcgtttgacgaagaaatggttttgacattgtcggaaaagcttaaagcatgggatgcgaactttcgcgatatgagtgcaaaactcgccgaattacaaagcggattattcgaacttaaaacgaaacaggaatcTCAAACACCCAAATCGCCGCCGACAGCGCAACAGGAAACGGTCCAGACAGGTGGACATACCCAggcaattaagctaaaagacgcgatcgaatcggtgccagtgtttgacggatatcgaccatcggtattccattttttaagagcttgtgagcgcgcgcgaaatatgattcccagatatcaagaacctcaattggtaaaattgttagtaaataagcttcgtggacacgcgttcctcgccatcgaagacacggaattaatgagtttaaatgatttcggaaacaaattaaaggatctattcggcccaaagaaatctcttaatgaatataagggagaattaggaacgatatttcaacgacccggggaagatatattagattatatggatcgcgttagaaatcttagattagcaataatggacggagaaagaggcgactacggcatcatatcccccgacgtacaagatactatagattgggaaacgagagaagctttcgttaaaggacttccgaacgaggtatatgtacgagtaaaaatagcagggtaccatactttagaagatgcgtatcgtcaagccgttaaagcaacacacgaattgagacaaataaccgacagaacgcgaccccatcgaccgacaccctcgaactattacagacgcaaTAACGCACGTCCCTCGAACACTAataacaatatcagaaacaaccgccaagatcgaagatcagtacctccatcgcagaattttccgaatactaatagacaaaatatcatgtgtaactattgtaaaaaacccggacatttagtgaaggactgttacaaatttaaagcccgagtagacgccggattaatcgtaccctacgcttcgagaccgtcgggaaaccaaacacgtccttcgggagaatggggcgagccacgagggaacgatacgccgaatcgcccgagAGTACAAGCGGCAATCAGGACGAGGGCAGCCACCCACGCGAGAtcaactccaccacccataacgagagacggagcgaacgcaatgccgactataagatcgaacgaacagccactaaatactgtgggggagtcatcccacaaccaaacaaggccacagacagagaatccagaatctcaagacaaaagggaaagagcgaagcacaagcaaccggcgaaggaaaatcatcaagagttgaattcagattcggaaggcgacctctccgaattatttcagtaaaatttaacgattctccaacgaccccaactgcacgaatagtttccccaaatctaaaaaccaagacgagtttattgttagactctggatcggaaatcaatattatcaagaaacctgctttacccgattcagccatcatcgacgagaaagaatcaattgaagtgcgaggaattacggcaacgagcctggtctccctagggcagacggtaatacaggtcgcgggccatccggttatttttcacgtagtcgatgattcattactaatcgatcaagacggaatcttaggatccgaattttttgcaggttgcaaagctcgtttagattatgaagaaaaacatatcaaatggggaaatatttatattcccttcgacactaaggagaaaataattataccgaagcgaagttcaataacgtgttcaattaatatcgctaatccagagataaaagagggatttattccaagaatcgagccgagcaagggaatctatttcggaaatgcagttgtgaggaatcataaaggaaaaggctatataagagtaataaatactacttcaagagattacgaatttacaacaccgacgatggtaattaaggaatttgaaaatccctccccgcttcctaggacagcgtgtaatacagttttaaaatcgaaggaaagtagatacgaaaaaataaatgagttactacgactcgaacacttgaacgaagaagaaaaggaaaatgtaaaaaaattgattcgtaacaatcaagatagatttcatattccaagagatacattggaggcaactgaagttctggaacatagaataattaccacagataatataccaattaataccaaacagtatcgatatccgccaatacatcgagaagagataaatcgacagattcaagaattgctagatacggacgtagtggaaccatcaatatctccatataactccccgttatggattgtgcccaaaaaacccgattcgcaaggaaataaacgctggagattagttatcgattatagaaaattgaacgataaaacgattggcgatgccttcccattacccaacatcacagaaatattggatcaattaggaagtgcaaaatatttttccacgtttgacttagcatcaggctttcaccagatccgtatgtcgcaagaggacgcccacaaaacggcattttcgacaccatacggacattttcaattcaaaagaatgccctttggattaaaaaatgccccagcaacatttcaacgtttaatgaactcggtattatcgggtctgcaaggaatagaactattcgtctatctggatgacatagtgatttattccagatctctccaggaacacgaaattaaatttaataaattaatggaaagaccgaggacagccaaattacgattacaacccgataagtgtgaatttttacggcatgaggtgaattatttgggacatataattagtgaggatggcgtgaaacccgatccaaaaaaggtcgaagccgtatcaaaatttccacgaccaaagaaggcgaaaaatatcaaacaatttctgggactagcaggatattacagaagatttatacccgatttctccaaggtcgcgaaaccattgacacaactattaaagaaagatactcccttcaaatggacggaaaatcaagaagatgcattcaataatttaaaaacagcgttaatgacgaaacccattctacaatatccagacttttctaaaccttttaaccttaccacagacgcatcaggatatgcaataagcggtgtactgagtcaagggccaatcggaaaggatttgccgattgcgtatgcctcaagactattaaattccgccgaacaaaactactctactgtcacggtggtcgtgagaacgcaacgaaaggatggttatgcctcacataccttggtcagcaaaatgatggctaagcagtaatagaaactgacaagagtaccgctaaacaaaacgaactaatcgctaccctgattgaacaatttgaaagcctaactcacgagtttagaagctttagaaacagcaccgatcaaaacattaaaaacataaaagaatttgcggaaactagcgatagaaatcgctctaaagaaatacgcgatcttgcaaaaaccatggaaataaaatacgacaccgagactgaccagtcgcaaataaacgcccatttagaaaccgctgctgataacgtaacggatgacgaaactgacggaccgaacacgtcacaaagaccacgagccgcatctagccgcgccgcgattaaaccaataaacaactacaacgaagatcgagggctcgaggcagataaggccatacgaactgtcgagacactacgaggtcgagatgacgtaggcgttgaagatttcatcttatcggtccgcaaagcaagagctaggtgcaaggcaagtgacagagagctattattagatctcatactgatcgaaaagattaccgacaacgcgaaacgaaacatacgatatctaaaaatcaactcgttcgaagacttatattcatgcttaagacaacacgtattaacaccaacaactattagcaactgtagggacaaattaaagaatttaaaacaaggggcaacagaaagtgtacaatcttttaactccagattccgacaacagctaaacgaattaaattatgcagtccaaaacgaaaaccgcacaccaacagaacgacgcgtagctatagatattgaagaacgcgaagcacttaaaacatatttgctcaacttacgatacgagataggacagatggtggtatctagcgatccaaagaacctgaaccttgcccaacaactagcagctgatagagaacaatggttacgagaagcaaatcgtgttgccaaccgcccaaagaatcaatctcacaacattacattagtatccaagcgaactactaccgattcacagccacaaacttttgctcagctacctagccgaccattagacgaccgcatgaaaccgaagtgtccaaagtgtttacgaattggacacacagccgaaaaatgctactctcgaaattttccattcgccagccaaggaaagattccacctcgagtaaaccaaacaacggagaacccagaggaagcttacctcgagttaactgcaccaccaccggaagattactatcaatcgtactgcaacgaagagacggaggaagagccagattcctcatcgataccggagcaggaatcaaccttataaaagaaaaagcctcactaaacgtccaaacttctaacccaaaaaccttcctaatgggaagtgacaaacataccactaacaaaatttgcaatttaaccatgctcaagaaaaatcatcaattctacgtagtccctaacaactttcccctaatcgaagatggaataatcggattcccattccttacaaagtatcaatacagcgtcactaacaataaactaaccttagacgaaattatattaccattccaggaaaccgatagcaagataagaccaggcgaaactctaatctcagcccaatacatcgaaggaaagcccacaacagtatgtttcatcaacactggtaagcaaatctgtcacattacaaacgaaatagagaaacccgataaactaagccaaattaataaattcgcacaaataatacgtaccaaacatattgatccagaacttcgagaaccccttgagaaaatcctcatcaattacttagacgtttttaatatggaaacagactcattaccatgtaccaacttgacagaacatacaatcacactcaagacagacaaacctataaacatcaaatcttatagaccgcccgaatgtcataaaaaggaaatcgagactcaaatcaacgacatgttaaacaaacaaatcatagaaccatcggacagtccatataacgcaccaatttgggtacttccaaaaaaattagatgcatcaggcaaacaaaaatggagaatcgttatagattttagaaaattaaacgagcaaacagaccaagacgcgtatcctttaccaaattcggacgaaatactcgagcacttaggcaaagctaaatttttctcggccctagacctctcgtcaggatttcaccagatacctatggagcaaaattccaaaaaatatactgcattctcaaccccacaaggtcacttccactataatcgcatgcccttcggccttaaaaacgcaccggcgacgtttcaacgtatgatggataccgcgctacgggggttaataggaaataactgtttcgtatacctggatgacattataatattcgggagcaccatccaagaacataaccgaaatctagccattatactagacagactacaaaatttaggattaaaaatacaaccggacaaatgcgaatttttgaaaccggaattagaatacttaggacacgtagtaacaaaggaaggagtaaaacctaatcccaaaaagattcaagccgtgaaagactttaaaacaccaaagaccgcgacccacataaagtcattcttaggactcgttggatactatagaaaatttatacgtaatttttctaaaatcgcaaaaccattgacagatctcacaaaaaaggacactccattctactggaccgatagacaacaacttgcatttgacacactaaaacaaaaactctgcgaagcccctgtactacaatatccagactttgacaaaacattcacattaacaacaaacgcaagtaacgaagggttaggagcaatactctcccaagacggacatccatgctgttatatatcccgaactttgaaccctcctgaaaagaattattccacaaccgagaaagagttattagcaatagtatggtcaatcaaaagactaagacaatacctacttggtagaaaatttaaaattcaaagcgatcatcaagccttgaaatggttaaagaatgttaaagacccctcatcgagactcatgcgatggcgtttgagactcgaggagtacgattatgaaatcgaatacaaaaaaggaaaagaaaatacagctgcagatgctctatcccgattgtatcctatcactaatgaagaaatccaacccaatgtagaaaacccggactattatgacgagtatatagactggaaaatcaatatcaccccagctccgataacccaaaaacctaacagaccacactttaaacaaattacaaagaccgaactgggagactttaacgaacagcattggttgcgtcaattaaccaaacactttattaaacaccgaaccggacgcttacaaataggaataaacgacaatagcttcagcacgttagaaaaggtaaatattcaactcatgctaaggtttctaacaactagattccctcaaattaaattaatatttggacaagatccgccagtagactacgataacgaacaaaaacaaacgatactacgcgaaaatcataacgaattagtaggacacttaggtatacaccgcaccgtgaaacgaatacaagagcaccatcactggacaaacctagaacaaggcgttacagaattcatacaaaactgcgaaacctgccaacgagaaaagctaaatcgtatcagggccaaggaacaacctatgataactgacacaccgcttaatcctaatgacaaaatcgcaatggacatattcggacctctcaccaaaaccaaacggggcaatcagtttatcctgtctatccaagatcaattaaccaaatatctcatcctcatacccttaaaagaccaaacagccaactcaatcattaacgaacttttggatcactatgtgtacatattttccgcaccaaaaagtattctgacggacatgggacgaaatttcgtatgtaaattgatggacacatttgaaagggctttcaaaatccgacacataaaaaccacttctttccatccacaatctaacggatcccttgaacgaacgcatgccgtagtaaaggaccttattcgaactt is a window encoding:
- the LOC143304464 gene encoding uncharacterized protein LOC143304464, coding for MEGLVAAASLLFQSLLGQHAQLRCSPITKAFSFELFCASVIDVRTMFAESFPSEVPFQTSLPKRKRDSEEPMGDSGGPIKRTRPCDRPRVSEWLEELFNIGAEAVSKLGFDDLVTFDENFFDAETVILEREPPLVEIVDTDRCVKVRFANEIPEEVLEAHLRHHASGRKGISPVVRYWCMREFSELYPGAPCFDFDLV